One genomic segment of Micromonospora sp. WMMC415 includes these proteins:
- a CDS encoding VWA domain-containing protein, whose amino-acid sequence MPHPSQHLQPGPATPTAGDPDWQVWSDAWTRHVPTLTGRTDLTVTVAPGAGGGAPACCYPDAGRIEVDATYIGTPNVANPRRAGHKRLVPTAYGLLVHEAAHAAHSRWRTPPGTPPIVAAVAELLEESRIENRQRSRRRADRRWLRHTVTTLLDPGDAPVDDPWHAGTLAALLLARVDARILTAKDTRAIRAAVTTVLGRQRLRQLREVWRQAHTVDDSDAEQMIELAWRWCHLLGINPHQQPTVPTPDVGMFPGQLAAALTDYLAHTAGMTPAEYTAHHLAARHGAPATWTRRDPTDPERAAARTLAARLRQARTHTVETDTRPSPVPPGRLRTRHAITARAQADAGAIPTAAPWQRRTTLPPPKPTLHLAVLVDTSGSMRPYATAMSSAGWILAHAARHRDAITTTIAFSGTATLLVPPRHRPAHVLEMTAAGGTSGFIDAVKLADTLLNLRHRGALRMVAVVSDGQLPNTDAAQRLITTLHHTGCPVLWLRPADLDGHTFTHTTTLLVDDPVQAVDAIADAAITALQRA is encoded by the coding sequence CCACCCTGACCGGCCGCACCGACCTGACCGTCACCGTCGCCCCCGGCGCCGGCGGCGGCGCACCCGCCTGCTGCTACCCCGACGCCGGCCGCATCGAGGTCGACGCCACCTACATCGGCACCCCGAACGTCGCCAACCCCCGCCGCGCCGGCCACAAACGACTCGTGCCGACCGCTTACGGGCTGCTCGTGCACGAAGCCGCGCACGCCGCGCACAGCCGATGGCGCACCCCACCCGGCACCCCGCCGATTGTGGCCGCCGTCGCCGAGCTGTTGGAGGAGTCCCGCATCGAGAACCGGCAGCGCAGCCGCCGTCGCGCCGACCGGCGGTGGCTGCGGCACACCGTCACCACCCTCCTCGACCCCGGCGACGCCCCGGTGGACGACCCGTGGCACGCCGGCACCCTCGCCGCGCTGCTGCTCGCCCGCGTCGACGCCCGCATCCTGACGGCCAAAGACACCAGAGCGATCCGGGCCGCCGTCACCACCGTCCTGGGCCGTCAGCGGCTGCGGCAGCTGCGCGAGGTGTGGCGGCAGGCCCACACTGTCGACGACAGCGACGCCGAGCAGATGATCGAGCTGGCGTGGCGGTGGTGCCACCTCCTCGGCATCAACCCCCACCAACAGCCCACCGTCCCGACACCGGACGTGGGGATGTTCCCCGGCCAGCTCGCGGCAGCGCTCACCGACTACCTCGCCCACACCGCCGGCATGACACCGGCCGAATACACCGCCCACCACCTGGCGGCCCGACACGGGGCGCCCGCGACGTGGACCCGCCGCGACCCCACCGACCCGGAACGCGCCGCCGCCCGCACCCTCGCCGCCCGACTACGGCAAGCCCGCACCCACACTGTCGAGACCGACACCCGGCCCAGCCCGGTGCCACCGGGGCGGCTGCGCACCCGCCACGCCATCACCGCCCGCGCCCAAGCCGACGCCGGCGCAATCCCCACCGCAGCCCCGTGGCAGCGGCGCACCACCCTGCCACCGCCCAAGCCGACCCTGCACCTGGCCGTGCTCGTCGATACCTCCGGCTCCATGCGCCCCTACGCGACGGCGATGTCGTCGGCCGGGTGGATCCTCGCCCACGCCGCCCGCCACCGGGACGCCATCACCACCACGATCGCCTTCAGTGGTACCGCCACTCTGCTTGTGCCACCGCGCCACCGACCGGCCCACGTGCTCGAGATGACAGCCGCCGGCGGCACCAGCGGATTCATCGACGCGGTGAAACTCGCCGACACCCTCCTCAATCTGCGCCACCGTGGGGCGCTGCGGATGGTGGCCGTCGTCTCCGACGGCCAGCTACCCAACACCGACGCCGCCCAACGGCTGATCACCACCCTGCACCACACCGGTTGCCCGGTGCTGTGGCTGCGCCCCGCCGACCTGGACGGGCACACCTTCACCCACACCACCACTCTGCTGGTCGACGACCCGGTGCAGGCCGTCGACGCCATCGCTGACGCAGCTATCACCGCCCTCCAGCGGGCCTGA
- a CDS encoding DUF4192 domain-containing protein, which produces MHHDHPSRLPLTSISDLLAAVPYLLGFHPADSLVTVGLTGKRVTVAGRADLPEPATVTDWVHVAARQHLALLRNVDATTAILIGYGPATAVTPVIDALTPHVEAAGITVLDALRVTDGRYHSYRCQDPRCCPPDGTPFDPHHNPTALHAIVAGQTALPDRAALVASVAPTSSAAMTAATRRAQQRRLTVLTAAGRAGVIRAGQQAVNEAVATYGAGNVLTDDEAAWLTVLLIDIAVRDLASEATGTEAWHLSLWTDLTRRADPHLAAAPASLLAFTAWRQGQGALAAVALDRALAADPDYRLARLIDHALRHGIPPTALNDEPDPTL; this is translated from the coding sequence ATGCACCACGACCACCCGTCGCGGCTGCCGCTGACGTCGATCAGCGACCTGCTCGCCGCCGTGCCCTACCTGCTCGGCTTCCACCCCGCCGACAGCCTCGTCACCGTCGGCCTCACCGGCAAACGAGTCACCGTTGCCGGCCGCGCCGACCTCCCCGAGCCCGCGACCGTCACCGACTGGGTGCACGTCGCCGCCCGGCAGCACCTCGCCCTGCTGCGCAACGTCGACGCCACCACCGCGATCCTCATCGGTTACGGACCCGCCACGGCCGTCACCCCGGTCATCGACGCCCTCACCCCCCACGTCGAAGCGGCCGGCATCACCGTCCTCGACGCGCTGCGCGTCACCGACGGCCGCTACCACTCCTACCGGTGCCAGGACCCGCGCTGCTGCCCACCCGACGGGACGCCCTTCGACCCGCACCACAACCCCACCGCCCTGCACGCCATCGTGGCCGGACAGACCGCACTGCCCGACCGGGCAGCTCTCGTCGCCAGCGTCGCCCCCACCAGCTCGGCCGCCATGACCGCCGCCACCCGCCGGGCACAGCAACGACGGCTGACCGTCCTCACCGCCGCCGGGCGGGCCGGTGTCATCCGCGCCGGACAACAGGCCGTGAACGAGGCGGTCGCCACCTACGGGGCCGGCAACGTGCTCACCGACGATGAGGCGGCCTGGCTGACCGTCCTGTTGATCGACATCGCCGTCCGCGACCTCGCATCAGAGGCCACCGGCACCGAAGCCTGGCACCTCTCCCTGTGGACCGACCTCACCCGCCGCGCCGACCCCCACCTCGCCGCCGCCCCCGCCAGCCTGCTCGCCTTCACCGCCTGGCGGCAGGGCCAAGGCGCCCTCGCCGCCGTCGCTCTTGACCGCGCCCTGGCAGCCGACCCCGACTACCGGCTCGCCCGCCTCATCGACCACGCCCTGCGCCACGGCATCCCACCCACCGCCCTCAACGACGAGCCCGACCCCACCCTGTAG
- a CDS encoding DUF4241 domain-containing protein → MPYLPDLTTMLADHARTICDGTEYVVEARCVGVVALPTGQVVACDPLVDADSAAPFTVPVAPGRYQLRAWIATVNQSGSEPQDRTAALQLVITDQPTVRWELALTDGQEPTELETDAFFGYPVDAGVGTLADMVAVRGLARWEFDQLDEVYIPAQAAPAPAAIDAITDEPSGANVITVSSGWGDGLYPTFIGYAASGEVTSYVTDFLVIPHQRNSPIR, encoded by the coding sequence ATGCCGTATCTGCCCGACCTGACCACGATGTTGGCCGACCACGCTCGGACCATCTGCGACGGCACTGAGTACGTCGTCGAGGCTCGTTGCGTTGGCGTGGTGGCGTTGCCAACCGGTCAGGTTGTCGCCTGCGATCCGTTGGTGGACGCGGATTCAGCGGCGCCCTTCACCGTCCCCGTTGCGCCAGGTCGCTATCAGCTGCGCGCATGGATCGCGACGGTCAACCAAAGCGGGAGCGAGCCGCAGGATCGCACCGCTGCTCTTCAACTCGTCATCACTGATCAGCCCACCGTGCGCTGGGAACTGGCGCTGACCGACGGACAGGAACCCACCGAACTGGAAACGGACGCGTTCTTCGGCTATCCCGTCGACGCGGGTGTCGGCACGCTGGCCGACATGGTGGCGGTGCGCGGCCTCGCCCGCTGGGAGTTCGACCAACTCGATGAGGTCTACATCCCGGCACAGGCGGCACCTGCACCCGCCGCCATTGATGCCATCACCGACGAGCCCAGCGGAGCGAACGTGATCACGGTTAGCTCCGGTTGGGGCGACGGCTTATACCCAACCTTCATCGGTTATGCCGCCAGCGGTGAAGTGACCAGCTACGTCACCGACTTCCTGGTCATCCCTCATCAGAGGAACTCGCCGATTCGCTGA
- a CDS encoding NADAR family protein — protein MPEPIPPPRTLVELRALAAGGARVKYLFFWGHQPQPDGSIGPGCLSQWWPSPFVVDGIRYATAEHYMMVGKARLFGDDATAEQMLAASHPGAVKALGRQVKGFYQAVWDAHRFELVVAGNVAKFIQHDDLATYLAGTSSRVLVEASPVDRVWGIGLAATDPRAHDPSPWQGLNLLGFALMHARTQFAGR, from the coding sequence ATGCCCGAGCCCATCCCGCCGCCGCGCACCCTAGTTGAGCTACGCGCGCTCGCCGCTGGAGGCGCTCGGGTCAAGTACTTGTTTTTCTGGGGACATCAACCCCAGCCGGACGGCAGTATCGGCCCCGGCTGCCTGAGCCAGTGGTGGCCGTCCCCGTTCGTCGTCGACGGAATCCGGTACGCCACTGCTGAGCACTACATGATGGTCGGCAAGGCCCGCCTGTTCGGTGACGACGCGACGGCCGAACAGATGCTCGCGGCATCGCACCCGGGCGCGGTCAAGGCTCTGGGTCGCCAGGTGAAGGGTTTCTATCAGGCCGTGTGGGACGCGCACCGCTTCGAGCTGGTCGTCGCCGGGAACGTGGCCAAGTTCATCCAGCACGATGATCTGGCGACCTACCTGGCCGGCACGAGCAGCAGGGTGCTGGTCGAGGCCAGCCCGGTGGACCGCGTCTGGGGTATCGGCCTGGCCGCCACCGACCCCCGCGCGCACGACCCGAGCCCGTGGCAGGGTCTGAACCTGCTCGGCTTCGCGTTGATGCACGCCCGCACGCAGTTCGCCGGCAGATGA